A stretch of the Sulfurospirillum sp. UCH001 genome encodes the following:
- a CDS encoding Fur family transcriptional regulator: MDRFKDVLKASNLKSTHQRLAILDAIDHFGHVDIDTLYDFIFQKYPTMSKATLYRNINDLISFHILEEVKLPQQKQQYEIKKVPHIHLLCSECGSVEDMFVETKPLLETITSKSGFYINNSFIVMNGICKSCHLKK; encoded by the coding sequence ATGGATCGGTTTAAAGACGTTTTAAAAGCAAGCAATCTCAAATCTACACATCAAAGGCTTGCCATTTTAGATGCAATCGATCACTTTGGTCATGTTGACATCGATACACTGTATGATTTTATTTTCCAAAAGTATCCTACAATGTCGAAAGCAACACTTTATCGTAATATCAATGATCTGATCTCTTTTCATATCTTAGAAGAGGTAAAACTTCCACAGCAAAAACAACAATATGAAATCAAAAAAGTCCCTCATATTCATCTTTTATGCAGTGAATGTGGAAGTGTCGAAGACATGTTTGTTGAAACAAAACCTCTTTTAGAAACTATCACTTCAAAAAGTGGTTTTTATATTAACAATAGCTTTATTGTAATGAATGGTATATGTAAATCATGCCATCTCAAAAAGTAA
- the argS gene encoding arginine--tRNA ligase → MKKSVIRVIKEKLQREFVLEKPTNLSFGHYATPIAFSLAKELKKSPIAIAEEICTQFDTGEIFQEVTPIKGYINFKLSEQFLDQYATWAIQNETLFGKDEQSETILLEYVSANPTGPLHIGHARGAVIGDALSRIGSHLGYKITTEYYVNDAGNQVDLLGLSIYLAGREHILRVYVEWPEEFYRGEYIVDLAHVAKAELGNAIFEDEANIKTLSVWGKDKMLELIKSNLADVGIEFEQFVSEKSLYDKWDESFAKLQKNDKTYEDGGKIWIRSTELGDEKDRVVVREDGRPTYLAGDIIYHDNKFQRNYDKYINIWGADHHGYITRVKAAINFLGYDEQKLEVLLAQMVSLLKGGEPYKMSKRAGNFILMSDVVSEVGSDALRFVFLSKKSDTHLEFDVDVFKQEDSNNPIFYINYAHARINQIFAKAEKSLSDVQNVKLENLSEDAQNLLFSALLLPEVLEDAFHSRQVQKVTEYLKNLAASLHKFYNENRVVGSVDESKLLKLFAVVGLSLRVGLKLIGIDAKDKM, encoded by the coding sequence TTGAAAAAATCGGTTATTCGTGTTATTAAAGAGAAATTACAAAGAGAGTTTGTTTTAGAAAAACCTACCAATCTCTCTTTTGGTCATTACGCTACGCCTATCGCTTTTTCTCTAGCTAAAGAGTTAAAAAAATCACCTATTGCTATTGCAGAAGAGATTTGTACTCAGTTTGATACTGGAGAAATATTCCAAGAAGTGACACCTATTAAAGGGTATATCAATTTCAAGTTGAGTGAACAATTCTTGGATCAGTATGCTACATGGGCAATTCAGAATGAAACTCTATTTGGTAAAGATGAACAAAGCGAAACAATCTTACTCGAATACGTGAGTGCAAACCCAACAGGACCTTTGCATATTGGACACGCACGTGGTGCAGTAATTGGTGATGCTTTATCTCGTATTGGTTCTCATTTAGGATATAAAATCACGACAGAGTATTATGTTAATGATGCTGGTAACCAAGTAGATCTTTTAGGTCTTTCTATTTATCTTGCAGGACGTGAGCATATTCTTCGTGTATATGTTGAATGGCCAGAAGAGTTTTATCGTGGAGAGTATATTGTTGATTTAGCACATGTTGCTAAAGCTGAACTCGGTAATGCTATTTTTGAAGATGAAGCAAATATCAAAACGCTTTCTGTGTGGGGCAAAGATAAGATGCTTGAACTCATTAAATCTAATCTTGCCGACGTTGGTATTGAATTTGAACAATTTGTCAGTGAAAAATCTCTTTATGATAAATGGGATGAAAGCTTTGCAAAACTCCAAAAAAACGATAAAACCTATGAAGACGGTGGTAAAATTTGGATTCGTTCTACAGAGCTTGGCGATGAAAAAGATCGTGTTGTTGTAAGAGAAGATGGTAGACCAACGTATCTTGCAGGCGATATCATCTATCACGATAATAAATTTCAAAGAAACTACGATAAATACATCAATATCTGGGGTGCTGATCATCATGGGTATATCACACGTGTAAAAGCAGCGATAAACTTTTTAGGTTATGATGAACAAAAACTTGAAGTTCTTTTAGCTCAAATGGTTTCTCTTCTTAAGGGTGGTGAGCCATATAAGATGAGTAAACGCGCAGGAAATTTCATTTTGATGAGTGATGTTGTAAGTGAAGTGGGCAGTGATGCGCTTCGTTTTGTTTTTTTAAGCAAAAAATCTGACACACATCTTGAATTTGATGTAGATGTCTTTAAACAAGAAGACAGCAATAATCCAATTTTCTATATTAATTACGCACATGCTCGTATTAATCAAATTTTTGCAAAAGCAGAAAAAAGCCTTAGTGATGTACAAAATGTAAAGCTTGAAAACCTTAGTGAAGATGCACAAAATCTTCTTTTTAGTGCTCTTTTATTACCAGAAGTTTTAGAAGACGCATTTCACTCGAGACAAGTACAAAAAGTGACCGAATATCTGAAGAACCTTGCTGCAAGTTTGCACAAATTCTATAATGAAAACCGCGTTGTTGGAAGTGTTGATGAATCAAAACTTCTGAAGCTTTTTGCTGTTGTTGGATTGTCTCTTCGTGTAGGACTTAAACTTATAGGTATTGACGCAAAAGACAAAATGTAG
- a CDS encoding twin-arginine translocase TatA/TatE family subunit, giving the protein MGSFSIGHWLVILAVVVLLFGAKKIPELAKGIGQGMKDFKKAIKEDEEVKTTVDQVESKPESTATTTAAHTDEKKSV; this is encoded by the coding sequence ATGGGTTCATTTAGTATAGGTCATTGGTTAGTTATTTTAGCAGTTGTTGTTTTACTATTTGGTGCTAAAAAAATACCAGAACTTGCAAAAGGCATTGGTCAAGGTATGAAAGATTTTAAAAAAGCTATCAAAGAAGATGAAGAAGTTAAAACGACTGTGGATCAAGTAGAATCAAAACCTGAATCTACTGCTACAACAACAGCAGCACACACAGATGAAAAAAAATCTGTATAA
- a CDS encoding triose-phosphate isomerase, whose translation MIIASNFKTNYTRGSAKAFIKEIQTFVSHTKSEQNVRIFAPFTALDRFDEIQNIKVGAQNFYPIQSGSYTGEIGFEQLEEFGIDTVLIGHSERRHILKESQSFIAAKYDFAKAREVEIVYCIGEPQEIRMQGIDAIMSYLWEQFEGIDIHYDRLVIAYEPVWAIGTGLSASLEDIEEVLTRLQEKLSAPLLYGGSVKVENIESILNVKACEGVLVGTASWNEKAFCEMIRIADTVKK comes from the coding sequence ATGATCATTGCTTCAAATTTCAAAACAAACTACACTAGAGGTTCTGCTAAAGCATTTATAAAAGAGATACAAACATTTGTTTCTCATACAAAAAGCGAGCAAAATGTACGTATTTTTGCTCCCTTTACCGCATTGGATCGGTTTGATGAGATACAAAATATCAAAGTAGGCGCTCAAAACTTTTATCCAATTCAAAGTGGTTCATATACAGGTGAAATTGGTTTTGAACAACTTGAAGAGTTTGGTATCGATACCGTATTGATTGGACACAGTGAAAGACGTCATATTTTAAAAGAGTCACAGAGTTTTATTGCAGCAAAATATGACTTTGCGAAAGCCAGAGAAGTGGAAATTGTTTATTGTATAGGAGAGCCTCAAGAAATTCGTATGCAAGGCATTGATGCGATTATGAGTTATCTCTGGGAGCAATTTGAAGGCATTGACATTCATTATGATAGGCTTGTTATCGCATATGAACCAGTTTGGGCTATTGGTACAGGGCTTAGTGCAAGTTTAGAAGATATCGAAGAAGTTTTAACAAGACTTCAAGAGAAACTCTCTGCGCCGTTACTGTATGGTGGCAGTGTAAAAGTAGAGAATATTGAATCTATTTTGAATGTGAAAGCGTGCGAAGGTGTGTTAGTTGGCACAGCAAGCTGGAATGAAAAAGCGTTTTGTGAGATGATTCGCATCGCTGATACTGTAAAAAAATAA
- a CDS encoding cytochrome-c peroxidase gives MQISKVLSLCALSATVVLGANSLVDKVKQNGIEAIPVSQLEILKLIDDPKDPITDAKVELGKKLYFDPRMSKSSIISCNTCHNLATGGTDGISAAIGHGWTANPHHLNSPTVYNAAFFKAQFWDGRSPHLADQAQGPVQAGPEMAAPPKLVEERINSIPEYVEFFKGAYGDNVKINFEKITSTIAIFEKTLVTPSRFDDFMNGKDNALSKAEKEGLEVFIDKGCASCHNGIALGGTMQPFQVAGKYKFAQVGDFKGDQNGMVKTPTLRNISETVPYFHNGAIWTLKDAIKEMGSTQLGISISDAESTKIETFLKALKGRKPVIIYPELPESSEKTPKPDAKF, from the coding sequence ATGCAGATTTCTAAGGTACTTAGTCTTTGTGCACTCAGTGCAACTGTTGTTTTGGGTGCAAATAGCCTTGTTGATAAGGTTAAACAAAATGGGATAGAAGCTATTCCTGTAAGCCAATTGGAAATTTTAAAATTAATTGATGATCCTAAAGATCCAATAACTGATGCTAAGGTTGAGTTGGGAAAAAAACTTTATTTTGATCCTCGAATGTCAAAAAGCTCCATCATTAGCTGTAATACGTGTCATAATTTAGCAACAGGTGGAACAGATGGAATTAGTGCAGCAATTGGGCATGGCTGGACAGCGAATCCACATCACCTAAATTCTCCAACAGTTTATAATGCCGCATTTTTTAAGGCGCAATTTTGGGATGGAAGAAGTCCTCACTTAGCAGATCAAGCACAAGGTCCAGTACAAGCAGGACCAGAAATGGCAGCGCCACCAAAGTTAGTTGAAGAACGTATCAATTCCATTCCTGAATATGTTGAATTTTTTAAGGGTGCATATGGAGATAATGTAAAAATTAACTTTGAAAAAATTACTTCAACCATTGCAATTTTTGAAAAAACCTTGGTGACACCATCTCGTTTTGATGACTTTATGAATGGAAAAGATAATGCACTCTCTAAAGCAGAAAAAGAGGGACTTGAGGTGTTTATAGATAAAGGATGTGCAAGTTGCCATAACGGTATTGCACTAGGAGGAACGATGCAACCATTCCAAGTAGCTGGTAAATATAAATTTGCACAAGTCGGTGATTTTAAAGGTGATCAGAATGGTATGGTCAAAACACCAACATTAAGAAATATCTCAGAGACAGTACCATACTTCCACAATGGTGCAATTTGGACGCTTAAAGACGCTATCAAAGAGATGGGCAGCACTCAGCTTGGAATTAGTATTAGCGATGCGGAGAGTACAAAGATTGAAACATTTTTGAAAGCATTGAAAGGTAGAAAACCAGTGATTATTTATCCTGAGTTACCTGAAAGTAGTGAAAAAACGCCAAAACCTGACGCTAAATTTTAG
- the gap gene encoding type I glyceraldehyde-3-phosphate dehydrogenase, with product MALKIAINGFGRIGRCVARIIDSRDDVELVCVNDTADRSMTKQLLKYDSVHGIFPGTVELLENDYMQIGKAKVKMFSTRDPKALNFADYGVDVVLECTGALLTQKDTQVFIDNGIKKVVMSAPAKDDTPTFVIGVNEDKYAGQAIVSNASCTTNCLGPVAKILDDAFGIDKGLMTTVHSYTNDQNILDVKHSKDLRRARAAAINMIPTSTGAAKAIGLVLPHLKGRLHGQSVRVPTPNVSIVDLNVVIKKDTTKEEVNALFTQHANGNLKGILEVDVEQRVSQDFITTTWSSIVATDLTQVIGGNMVKVMAWYDNEWGYSTRLVDMAVHVSK from the coding sequence ATGGCACTCAAAATTGCTATAAATGGATTTGGCCGCATTGGAAGATGTGTTGCAAGAATTATTGATTCACGAGATGATGTTGAGTTGGTGTGTGTCAACGATACGGCAGATCGTTCTATGACTAAACAATTACTCAAATACGATAGCGTACATGGTATTTTCCCTGGAACAGTTGAGTTATTAGAGAATGATTATATGCAAATAGGAAAAGCAAAAGTTAAAATGTTTTCAACCCGTGATCCTAAAGCTTTGAATTTTGCAGACTATGGTGTGGATGTTGTCCTTGAATGTACGGGCGCGCTTCTCACACAAAAAGATACACAAGTTTTTATTGACAATGGCATTAAGAAAGTCGTTATGTCTGCTCCTGCAAAAGATGATACTCCAACGTTTGTTATCGGTGTGAATGAAGACAAATATGCTGGTCAAGCCATCGTTTCTAATGCAAGTTGTACAACAAACTGTTTAGGGCCAGTAGCTAAGATTTTAGATGATGCTTTTGGTATTGACAAAGGTTTGATGACAACGGTTCACTCTTACACAAATGATCAAAATATTTTAGATGTTAAACACAGTAAAGATTTACGTCGTGCGCGTGCTGCTGCGATCAATATGATTCCAACCAGTACCGGCGCAGCGAAGGCTATTGGTTTAGTACTTCCACACCTCAAAGGTCGTTTACATGGACAAAGTGTTCGTGTACCAACTCCAAATGTTTCTATTGTTGACCTTAACGTTGTTATTAAAAAAGATACAACAAAAGAAGAAGTGAATGCACTTTTCACACAACATGCGAATGGAAATTTAAAAGGTATTTTAGAAGTAGATGTTGAGCAAAGAGTTTCACAGGATTTTATAACGACAACATGGAGTTCAATTGTTGCAACAGATTTAACACAAGTCATTGGCGGCAATATGGTTAAAGTGATGGCTTGGTATGACAACGAATGGGGCTATTCGACTCGTTTAGTTGATATGGCTGTACACGTAAGCAAATAA
- the nadD gene encoding nicotinate (nicotinamide) nucleotide adenylyltransferase, with the protein MNIAIFGGSFDPPHTGHELIVKKALEILDIDKLLIVTTYLSPFKENFCAPADLRQSWLAKIFEGIDKVEIFSYECDQKRQVPTIETVLHIKSLYPDAKLFLIVGSDSFASLPKWNRYDELCTLVEFVVAPRGEFTPPKDLKILPINVNISSSKLRSFLDHRFIPKAIENEVIAFYTRNPMDNRIERIVTALSDKKAEDIQVFDMTGKDYFVNTVVIATTMGERHGLSLLDHLKTELKGAGESFLHVDADENWTVIDMGDVLIHLMTPQYRQKYNLELFLKEREDEMKKVRGVE; encoded by the coding sequence TTGAACATAGCTATCTTTGGTGGATCATTTGATCCTCCACATACCGGGCATGAGCTCATTGTCAAAAAAGCCTTAGAAATCCTTGATATTGACAAGCTTCTCATCGTAACAACCTATCTCAGTCCCTTTAAAGAAAATTTTTGTGCTCCTGCTGACTTACGACAAAGCTGGCTGGCTAAAATCTTTGAAGGCATTGACAAAGTAGAAATTTTTTCATACGAATGTGACCAAAAAAGACAGGTTCCTACCATTGAAACCGTTTTACATATTAAAAGTTTATATCCTGATGCTAAACTCTTTTTGATTGTTGGAAGCGATAGTTTTGCCTCACTTCCAAAATGGAATCGTTATGACGAACTCTGTACACTTGTTGAATTTGTTGTAGCACCAAGGGGAGAATTTACACCGCCAAAAGACTTGAAAATTTTGCCAATTAATGTTAATATCAGCTCTTCAAAGCTCCGCTCATTTTTGGACCATAGATTTATCCCCAAAGCCATCGAAAATGAAGTGATAGCGTTTTATACAAGGAATCCAATGGATAATAGAATTGAAAGAATCGTAACTGCATTAAGCGATAAAAAAGCAGAAGATATACAAGTATTTGATATGACAGGCAAAGACTACTTTGTCAATACCGTTGTTATTGCAACAACAATGGGTGAGAGACATGGGCTTTCACTACTCGACCATCTAAAAACAGAACTTAAAGGTGCAGGTGAAAGTTTCTTACACGTTGATGCTGATGAGAATTGGACAGTCATTGATATGGGAGATGTACTCATTCATCTTATGACACCGCAATACCGCCAAAAATATAATTTAGAACTTTTCCTCAAAGAAAGAGAAGATGAGATGAAAAAAGTAAGAGGCGTAGAATAA
- a CDS encoding ABC transporter permease, with the protein MKLVLQKLCYVVLMLCIISLISFGAIHLAPNSFFASGDLNPNITPEALEQLKRVYGLDQSLSVQFFSWFKAMLQLDFGISFASGKAVRDEILERLPITLLMNVISMILVFILALYWGIKSAMKQSSFYDKSVKQLALISYAMPSFYLSLLLVILFSVYWKVFPISGLHSQGISGQGIVYIADMAWHLVLPIFVMVFGGLGSLILYVRSLTINILKSDYIFFAKSRGIEGRALLMRFILPNLSPPIITILGLSLPGLIGGSVILESIFAINGMGLLFYQSALSRDYPVIMGILIISSFLTLLGNMIADLVLTKLNPHFKRRG; encoded by the coding sequence ATGAAGCTAGTACTGCAAAAACTTTGTTATGTGGTACTTATGCTCTGTATTATCTCTCTTATCTCTTTTGGAGCGATTCATCTCGCTCCTAACTCTTTTTTCGCTAGTGGCGATCTCAATCCAAATATTACTCCTGAAGCACTAGAGCAACTAAAGCGTGTTTATGGGCTTGATCAATCTTTGTCTGTGCAGTTTTTTTCTTGGTTTAAAGCTATGTTGCAACTTGATTTTGGGATTTCATTTGCAAGTGGTAAAGCCGTACGCGATGAGATTCTTGAACGCCTGCCAATTACGTTATTAATGAATGTCATTAGTATGATTTTAGTCTTTATTTTAGCCCTTTATTGGGGCATAAAATCAGCTATGAAGCAGTCAAGTTTTTATGATAAAAGTGTCAAACAGCTTGCGCTTATCAGTTATGCGATGCCTTCATTTTACCTCTCTTTACTTTTAGTGATTCTTTTTTCCGTTTACTGGAAAGTTTTTCCTATTTCAGGGCTTCATTCTCAAGGCATTAGTGGGCAAGGCATTGTTTATATTGCTGATATGGCATGGCATTTAGTTTTGCCTATTTTTGTTATGGTTTTTGGAGGATTAGGCAGCTTAATTTTGTATGTGAGAAGTTTAACGATCAATATTTTAAAAAGTGACTACATCTTTTTTGCCAAAAGTAGAGGTATTGAAGGAAGAGCTCTTTTAATGCGCTTTATTCTCCCGAATCTTTCACCTCCTATTATAACTATTTTAGGGCTTTCCCTACCTGGTCTTATTGGTGGTAGTGTCATTCTAGAGTCTATCTTTGCTATTAATGGTATGGGACTTCTTTTTTATCAAAGCGCACTCAGTCGTGATTATCCCGTCATTATGGGGATACTCATTATTTCATCATTTTTAACTTTATTAGGTAATATGATTGCCGATTTGGTTTTAACAAAACTCAATCCTCATTTTAAACGTAGAGGATAA
- the pgk gene encoding phosphoglycerate kinase: MIRSIRDLDIAGKKVFIRCDFNVPLDEFANITDDRRVRSAIPTIRYCLDHGCSIILASHLGRPKGVVDEKYSLAPVQMRLKRLLEKEVILATDVIGKDASEKAAALQPGEILLLENLRFCKGETANDEEFAKALADMAEVYINDAFGVCHRAHASVEAITHYFNEKSSAAGFLLQKEVEFSKNLLRRPTRPFVAVVGGSKVSGKLQALVNLLPRVDKLVIGGGMAFTFLKAQGLDIGNSLVEDELLDEASRVMEEAKRLGVKLYLPVDVVAAQTCSQDATIKFVTVQEIPKGWMGLDIGPATSRLFREALADAQTILWNGPMGVFELEKFSKGSFKMSHVIAEAHATTVVGGGDTADVVARAGDADEMTFISTGGGASLELIEGKILPGVKVLSTSETE; the protein is encoded by the coding sequence ATGATTCGCTCTATTAGAGATTTGGATATTGCAGGTAAAAAAGTTTTTATTCGTTGTGATTTCAATGTGCCTTTAGATGAGTTTGCTAATATCACTGATGATAGACGTGTACGTTCAGCAATCCCTACCATTCGTTACTGTCTAGATCATGGTTGTTCTATCATTCTAGCAAGCCACCTAGGTCGTCCAAAAGGTGTAGTGGATGAAAAATACTCACTAGCACCTGTTCAAATGAGACTTAAACGTCTTTTGGAGAAAGAAGTTATTCTTGCTACAGATGTCATTGGCAAAGATGCATCTGAAAAAGCAGCGGCATTGCAGCCAGGAGAGATTTTACTTTTAGAGAATCTTCGTTTTTGCAAAGGCGAAACTGCTAATGATGAAGAATTTGCTAAAGCTTTAGCTGATATGGCAGAAGTGTATATCAATGACGCATTTGGTGTATGTCACCGTGCACACGCTTCGGTTGAAGCTATCACACATTATTTCAATGAAAAGAGTTCTGCTGCTGGATTTTTACTTCAAAAAGAAGTTGAATTTTCTAAAAATCTTCTTCGTCGCCCAACACGCCCGTTTGTTGCCGTTGTTGGCGGAAGTAAAGTGAGTGGAAAACTCCAAGCATTGGTTAATCTTCTTCCGCGTGTTGATAAATTGGTCATTGGTGGAGGTATGGCATTTACTTTCCTTAAAGCGCAAGGACTTGATATCGGTAATTCATTGGTAGAAGATGAACTTCTTGATGAAGCAAGTCGTGTCATGGAAGAAGCAAAACGTCTAGGTGTAAAACTTTACTTACCTGTTGATGTGGTTGCTGCCCAGACATGTTCACAAGATGCAACGATTAAGTTTGTTACCGTTCAAGAAATTCCAAAAGGTTGGATGGGCCTTGATATTGGACCTGCAACGTCACGTCTATTTAGAGAAGCGTTAGCAGATGCTCAAACGATTCTTTGGAATGGTCCAATGGGTGTATTTGAACTCGAAAAATTCTCTAAAGGCAGCTTTAAAATGTCTCATGTCATCGCAGAAGCACATGCAACAACGGTTGTAGGTGGTGGTGATACTGCTGATGTGGTTGCACGTGCAGGTGACGCTGATGAGATGACATTTATCTCAACCGGTGGTGGTGCGAGTTTAGAACTCATCGAAGGAAAAATCCTTCCAGGTGTTAAAGTACTAAGTACAAGTGAGACTGAGTAA
- a CDS encoding DNA/RNA non-specific endonuclease, with protein MRRLNLISSILTFVIRNPKALIIAFLLGGLSYSYEVFIARDTMAFAGIPKAMDNSIQTYTRIFRNSAYMVGYSDIKGNPLWVVYKLTPPSENAPRLKRPENFNADWRNFGFIDSNDYTNSGYDRGHMAPNHAISLLYGKQAQIETFLMTNITPQKPSLNQKLWQRLEEIELESFTSKFKEVWVYTGPLFDEKITHLKSSRFVEIPDAFYKIYAGIEENGTIKVLAVIVPQNAKTNDRIEKYIVSIDEVERRSGFDFLHQLEDSLEIILEKEINLAPWF; from the coding sequence GTGAGAAGACTAAACCTCATTTCGTCAATTCTAACATTCGTAATTAGAAATCCAAAAGCCTTAATCATAGCCTTCCTTTTAGGAGGGCTATCGTACTCGTATGAAGTTTTCATTGCACGTGATACAATGGCTTTTGCTGGTATCCCTAAAGCCATGGACAACTCCATTCAGACCTATACACGAATTTTCAGAAATAGTGCTTATATGGTTGGTTATTCCGATATCAAAGGCAACCCTTTATGGGTTGTTTATAAACTAACTCCCCCAAGTGAAAATGCGCCTCGTTTAAAACGCCCTGAAAACTTTAATGCTGATTGGCGCAATTTCGGATTCATTGACTCAAATGACTATACGAATAGTGGATATGATAGAGGGCACATGGCTCCTAATCATGCCATTTCACTTCTTTATGGAAAACAAGCACAAATAGAAACTTTTTTAATGACGAATATCACCCCTCAAAAACCATCGCTCAATCAAAAACTTTGGCAACGTTTAGAAGAGATTGAACTTGAATCTTTTACCTCAAAATTTAAAGAGGTATGGGTTTATACAGGACCATTGTTTGATGAGAAGATAACACACTTAAAAAGCTCACGTTTTGTTGAAATCCCTGATGCATTTTATAAAATCTATGCTGGTATTGAGGAAAATGGTACGATTAAAGTATTAGCAGTCATTGTGCCTCAAAATGCTAAAACAAATGATCGTATTGAAAAATATATTGTAAGCATTGATGAAGTTGAACGTCGTAGTGGCTTTGATTTTTTACATCAATTAGAAGATAGCCTAGAAATCATATTAGAAAAAGAGATTAATCTAGCACCTTGGTTTTAA
- the fabI gene encoding enoyl-ACP reductase FabI: MFMKGKKGLIVGIANNKSIAYGIAKACKEQGAELAFTYLNEQLEKRVRPIAEEFGCDKVYELDINNPAHLEALTASLEKDFGKIDFVVHSVAYAPKEALSGKFVDTTKEAFDIALGTSAYSLVSLSRACLPVMNDNGSILTLTYLGGPRYVPHYNVMGVAKAALEACVRYLAVDLGSRGIRVNAISAGPIKTLAASGIGDFRMILNWNEINAPLRKNVTTDEVGNSGMYLLSDLASGVTGEIHYVDAGYSIMGMGMDETDEEGHTVLAWDMKK; encoded by the coding sequence ATGTTCATGAAAGGTAAAAAAGGTCTTATCGTAGGAATTGCTAATAATAAATCTATTGCATATGGAATCGCTAAGGCGTGTAAAGAACAAGGTGCGGAGTTAGCATTTACGTATTTAAATGAGCAACTAGAAAAAAGAGTTCGCCCTATCGCTGAAGAATTCGGCTGTGATAAAGTGTATGAACTTGACATTAACAATCCAGCCCATTTAGAGGCTTTAACAGCTTCTTTGGAAAAAGATTTTGGCAAGATTGATTTTGTGGTTCACTCTGTTGCGTATGCACCTAAAGAAGCATTGAGTGGCAAATTTGTAGATACGACTAAAGAAGCATTTGACATTGCTCTTGGAACATCTGCGTATTCACTGGTTTCACTCTCTCGCGCGTGTTTACCTGTTATGAATGACAATGGCTCAATCTTGACGTTAACATACTTAGGTGGACCACGTTATGTTCCTCACTATAATGTTATGGGTGTTGCTAAAGCAGCATTAGAAGCATGTGTACGTTACCTTGCTGTTGATCTTGGAAGTAGAGGCATTCGTGTGAATGCTATCAGTGCAGGTCCTATCAAAACACTTGCAGCTAGTGGTATTGGCGATTTTAGAATGATCCTAAATTGGAATGAAATCAATGCACCACTTCGTAAAAATGTTACAACAGATGAAGTCGGTAACAGTGGAATGTATCTTTTAAGTGATCTTGCAAGTGGTGTTACAGGTGAGATTCACTATGTAGATGCTGGCTATAGCATTATGGGTATGGGTATGGATGAGACAGATGAAGAAGGCCATACTGTACTTGCTTGGGATATGAAAAAGTAA